The Heyndrickxia acidicola sequence AATCCTTGCTCCTGCAGAATCTACTAAATAAAAAAGAGGAACCTTTAACTTCTCAGCCGTTTCCTGGATACGGATAATTTTTTCAACTGTTCTGGCACCCCATGAGCCTGCTTTTATAGTAGAATCATTTGCCATTACACAAACAGTTTGGTCATGAACTTTCCCTATTGCCGTCACAACACCGTCTGCCGGCAAATTTTCGGCGAGTGCATTGGCAAATAGGCCATCCTCCTCATATTGGCCATTATCAAATAGAAGCTTAAGCCGATCGCGGACAAAAAGCTTATTCTGACTTTTTAATTTTTCATGGTATTTTTCTGGTCCGCCTTTTTTTATTTTCTCTCTGCGTTCATCTAGACTTTGATTAACTGATTGTGAAACAGACATGATTCTCTCCCCTTTCTTAACTTATTCGAATACGATCAAAACATCGTCTTCATTTACAAAATCACCAATGTTTACTCTTATCTCAGAAACTTTTCCGGGAAAAGCTGCTTCAATCGGAATTTCCATTTTCATGGATTCAAGCATTACAACGGTTTGACCCGCGCTGACTTCTTCTCCTGCGTTTACTAAAACATTTAATACCGTCCCTGCCATTGATGCTGTTATTTGATTCATGTTCAGTCCTCCAATTACTGTTTTATTTGATTGTTGACATGATTCCGGTTGTATAGTGACCTGACAAAAATTGATCATTTCGCAATATTCCCAAAAGGTACGGAAGATTCGTTTTTATCCCTCCTATGACTGTTCCCTCCAAAAAGGCGGATGCCTGTCGAATGCAGTCTGTCCGGCTATCAGCATATACCGTACACTTTGCAATCATAGGATCGTAAAAAGGCGTAACCTGAGAGCCTGACACATAACCGCTGTCGATTCGAACATTCTTTCCGCTTCCCCAATTCAATTCCTGAATCGTACCTGGTGATGGAAAAAATGTTTTAGGATCCTCTGCATAAATGCGGAATTCAATCGCATGCCCTTTAGAAAGGATTTGCTCCTGAGTTAACGGAAGTTTTTGCCCATCAGCTATTTGTATCTGCCAATCTACAAGGTCAAGCCCTGTAATTTCCTCTGTAACAGGATGTTCTACTTGAAGACGGGTGTTCATTTCAAGAAAATAAAAATTTTCCTGTTCATCCACAATGAATTCAACTGTTCCTGCGTTAATATAGTTGACGGCCTCACCCGCTTTGATAGCGGTTTCATACATTTTCGCTTGTGTCTCCAGCGAAAGATTCGGTGACCTTGATTCTTCTATAACTTTTTGGTTTCTTCTTTGAACAGAACAATTTCTTTCAAATAAATGAACGATATTTCCCTGCTGATCTCCAAATATTTGAACCTCTATGTGTCTTGCATGGTCAATACACTTTTCTAAAAATAACTCCTCAGATCCAAAATACGCTTTAGCACGATTTTTTGTGGAAGCATAATGTTGATTGAGCGCTTGTTCATTTTCACAGCGAACCATGCCAATCCCTCCGCCTCCTCCGCTTGCCTTCAGCATAACAGGGTACCCGATTTTCTCTGCAAAGGAAATGGCTTCTTCCAGTGACTTCAACCCTTCCTCATTACCGGGTACAACAGGTACTCCCGCAGCTTGCATCGTTTTTCGAGCCTCTATTTTATCTCCCATTTTTTCAATGGTTTTATAAGAAGGACCAATGAATTTCATTCCATTCTCCGTAACCTTTCTTGCAAAGAGGCTGTTCTCAGATAAAAGGCCATAGCCAGGATGAATGCCATCCACATTTTCCTTTAAGGCAATGTCAATAATTTCGTCCATGTTTAAATAAGAACGGTTTACAGGAGGCTCTCCGATACGGAAGGCTTGATCGGCTTCCTGTACAAAAGGCAGGGCTGCGTCCGCATCCGAAAAGATTGCTACGGTTTTAATTCCTTTCTGTCTGCAGGTTTTTATAATTCTCAGTGCAATTTCTCCCCGATTAGCAATTAAAATTTTCTTCAAAGCCATCCCCCATTT is a genomic window containing:
- a CDS encoding biotin/lipoyl-binding carrier protein — its product is MNQITASMAGTVLNVLVNAGEEVSAGQTVVMLESMKMEIPIEAAFPGKVSEIRVNIGDFVNEDDVLIVFE
- a CDS encoding acetyl-CoA carboxylase biotin carboxylase subunit; this encodes MKKILIANRGEIALRIIKTCRQKGIKTVAIFSDADAALPFVQEADQAFRIGEPPVNRSYLNMDEIIDIALKENVDGIHPGYGLLSENSLFARKVTENGMKFIGPSYKTIEKMGDKIEARKTMQAAGVPVVPGNEEGLKSLEEAISFAEKIGYPVMLKASGGGGGIGMVRCENEQALNQHYASTKNRAKAYFGSEELFLEKCIDHARHIEVQIFGDQQGNIVHLFERNCSVQRRNQKVIEESRSPNLSLETQAKMYETAIKAGEAVNYINAGTVEFIVDEQENFYFLEMNTRLQVEHPVTEEITGLDLVDWQIQIADGQKLPLTQEQILSKGHAIEFRIYAEDPKTFFPSPGTIQELNWGSGKNVRIDSGYVSGSQVTPFYDPMIAKCTVYADSRTDCIRQASAFLEGTVIGGIKTNLPYLLGILRNDQFLSGHYTTGIMSTIK